The following coding sequences lie in one Candidatus Zixiibacteriota bacterium genomic window:
- a CDS encoding lipopolysaccharide kinase InaA family protein has protein sequence MIVREDVRSLIPPDLWQGSAPQEESRNLAGRSRLRAFRLANGETALIREYRHGGLLRAVTGGVFLGRPLRPFRELAVTEELRRRGFPTVEVYVACVRKVWGPFYRGWLVTRELDGARDFWAALNDGFVKGGNREEVLRAVGRSVRALHREGVYHRDLNLKNILLREENGRIRGYVIDFDRAVLFLGGVPRPLAERNLERLLRSALKLDPERKLLAPDAWAELVRCYREADE, from the coding sequence ATGATCGTGCGGGAGGACGTGCGCTCGCTCATTCCTCCCGACCTCTGGCAGGGCAGCGCTCCGCAGGAGGAGTCGAGGAACCTGGCCGGCCGCTCCCGGCTCAGGGCCTTTCGTCTCGCCAACGGCGAGACGGCTTTGATCCGCGAGTACCGCCATGGAGGGCTGCTGCGCGCCGTGACCGGCGGCGTGTTTCTCGGACGGCCGCTCAGGCCGTTCCGCGAGCTTGCCGTCACGGAGGAGCTGCGGCGGCGGGGATTTCCCACGGTCGAGGTCTACGTTGCCTGTGTGCGGAAGGTCTGGGGGCCGTTCTACCGCGGGTGGCTCGTGACCCGCGAGCTCGACGGCGCCCGGGATTTCTGGGCGGCGTTGAACGACGGGTTCGTGAAGGGGGGAAACAGGGAGGAGGTGTTGCGCGCGGTTGGGCGCAGCGTGCGCGCCCTTCACCGCGAGGGCGTGTATCACCGCGATTTGAATCTCAAGAACATCCTCCTGCGGGAGGAGAACGGGAGGATTCGGGGCTACGTGATCGACTTCGACCGGGCGGTCCTGTTTCTCGGCGGCGTGCCGAGGCCGCTGGCGGAGCGCAACCTGGAGCGGCTCCTGCGGTCGGCCCTGAAGCTCGATCCCGAGCGAAAGCTGCTGGCGCCCGACGCCTGGGCGGAGCTGGTGCGTTGCTACCGGGAGGCGGACGAATGA
- a CDS encoding methyltransferase domain-containing protein, translated as MPNAHILRAVTSSWRSEAAGGRKVLDSSCGGGDTARKLAGLGFEVVATDYGAPPPIEGVKWRIAGVDLNEFLPFRDACFEGVNLVEVIEHIEHQAQLVREIARVLKPGGVLLVSTPNVLNAFSRLRFLFTGFLRGRVRPVHYSRGPGQAPNIYLIHFYELYYLLFHYGFAIEELRATRIKFAPLFFAALLFPLMCAASLEAVIRAEKDPVQRAYNWRILRHMLSPALLLSDNIVVKARKAAT; from the coding sequence ATGCCCAACGCACACATCCTGCGGGCCGTCACGAGTTCCTGGCGCTCCGAAGCCGCGGGGGGCCGGAAGGTGCTGGATTCGAGCTGCGGGGGCGGCGATACGGCGCGGAAACTGGCCGGCCTCGGGTTCGAGGTCGTCGCCACCGACTACGGCGCGCCGCCGCCCATAGAAGGCGTGAAGTGGCGCATCGCGGGGGTGGATCTGAACGAGTTCCTGCCGTTCCGCGACGCGTGCTTCGAGGGCGTGAACCTGGTCGAGGTGATCGAGCACATCGAACATCAAGCTCAGCTGGTGCGCGAGATCGCGCGGGTCTTGAAGCCCGGCGGCGTGCTGCTGGTGAGCACGCCGAACGTGCTGAACGCGTTTTCGCGGCTTCGCTTCCTGTTCACGGGATTTCTGCGCGGTCGGGTCCGGCCGGTTCATTACTCCCGCGGGCCGGGACAGGCGCCCAACATCTATCTGATTCATTTCTACGAGCTTTACTATCTCCTGTTCCACTACGGCTTTGCCATCGAGGAGCTGCGCGCCACGCGGATCAAGTTCGCCCCGCTCTTCTTCGCGGCGCTGCTGTTTCCGTTGATGTGCGCGGCGAGCCTGGAGGCGGTGATCCGCGCCGAGAAGGATCCGGTTCAGCGCGCCTACAACTGGCGCATTCTGCGCCACATGCTTTCGCCCGCGCTGCTCCTTTCGGACAACATCGTCGTGAAGGCGAGAAAAGCAGCGACATGA
- a CDS encoding lipopolysaccharide kinase InaA family protein, with translation MELEYEDLRDGAWRLRVLRGRWNERLRGEVAGALSAAGAVGRHPATVRLRLAEVGDCFLKIFGRESALKSVFRVSKALRALDQGAALAQKGLNAPVAVAAGEERRFGAVRRAFLLTRAVPGETLPAFLLRRHGEPADRAWILEKRKLIRELAAEVRKLHDLGFVHGDLVAANVMIARADGVWRFYFIDNDRTRRYPRRLPQSLWKRNLVQLNRLVLPGISLQDRLRFFRAYVGREALGGGDLRLLRWLEAKTRKRRRDCDHVSPEGSFRTLMKWSGRVAGGS, from the coding sequence TTGGAGCTTGAATACGAGGATCTGCGCGACGGCGCCTGGCGGCTGCGCGTCCTGCGGGGCCGGTGGAACGAAAGGTTGCGAGGCGAGGTGGCCGGGGCGCTATCCGCCGCGGGGGCGGTCGGCCGCCACCCGGCGACGGTGAGGTTGCGCCTTGCCGAGGTCGGGGACTGTTTTCTCAAGATCTTCGGCCGGGAGAGCGCTCTCAAGAGCGTGTTTCGTGTCTCCAAGGCGCTGCGGGCTCTCGACCAGGGAGCAGCGCTGGCGCAGAAGGGGTTGAACGCCCCGGTGGCGGTTGCGGCCGGGGAAGAGCGCCGATTCGGGGCCGTTCGCCGGGCGTTCCTGCTGACCCGGGCGGTCCCGGGCGAGACGCTGCCGGCCTTTCTGCTTCGACGCCACGGCGAGCCGGCGGACCGCGCGTGGATCCTGGAAAAAAGGAAGCTGATCCGGGAGCTTGCGGCCGAGGTTCGAAAGCTCCACGACCTCGGCTTCGTACACGGCGATCTGGTGGCGGCCAACGTCATGATCGCCCGTGCCGACGGGGTCTGGCGCTTCTACTTCATCGACAACGACCGCACCCGCCGTTATCCGAGGCGGCTGCCGCAATCGCTCTGGAAGCGGAATCTCGTACAGCTCAACCGGCTGGTTCTGCCGGGGATCTCGCTCCAGGATCGCCTGCGTTTCTTTCGAGCCTACGTCGGTCGCGAAGCGCTCGGTGGCGGCGACCTTCGTCTGCTGCGCTGGCTCGAGGCGAAGACCCGCAAACGACGGCGCGACTGTGACCATGTCTCGCCGGAAGGGAGCTTCCGGACGTTGATGAAGTGGAGCGGAAGGGTCGCGGGCGGGAGCTGA
- a CDS encoding class I SAM-dependent methyltransferase, with product MSLEAARKITETVDGWLGRREGLYLYRLARATAGLGVVVEIGSYKGKSTVWLAKAREAARGEEVCAVDPHVMGTIDEFRRNLELSGVAHMVVPVVRPSEEALRGWNRPIGLLWIDGDHSHAGVRKDFFGWEPLVSPGGVIAFHDSYSWEGVRSPIDEELIRDERFQILGQWDGIFAIRKTPGRRFPDRVRRRVFIRLRALFNRGRAERRHWRALPRRVLRHLSGPRDGE from the coding sequence ATGTCCCTTGAGGCAGCCAGGAAGATTACGGAGACCGTAGACGGCTGGCTCGGGCGGAGAGAGGGATTGTACCTCTACCGCCTGGCCAGGGCCACCGCGGGGCTGGGCGTGGTGGTCGAGATCGGAAGCTACAAGGGGAAATCGACGGTCTGGCTCGCCAAGGCGCGCGAAGCGGCGCGGGGGGAGGAGGTCTGCGCGGTCGACCCCCACGTGATGGGGACGATCGACGAGTTCCGGCGTAACCTGGAGCTTTCGGGCGTCGCGCACATGGTCGTCCCGGTCGTGCGGCCGTCGGAGGAGGCGCTGCGCGGGTGGAATCGGCCGATCGGCCTGCTGTGGATCGACGGCGATCACAGCCACGCGGGCGTGCGGAAGGATTTCTTCGGCTGGGAGCCTCTTGTGAGCCCGGGCGGCGTCATCGCGTTTCACGACAGCTACTCGTGGGAAGGGGTCCGTTCGCCGATCGACGAGGAGCTCATCAGGGACGAGCGCTTCCAGATTCTCGGACAGTGGGACGGAATCTTCGCGATCAGGAAAACTCCCGGGCGCCGGTTCCCTGACCGGGTGAGAAGGCGGGTTTTCATCCGGCTGCGGGCGCTGTTCAATCGGGGACGGGCGGAAAGACGCCACTGGCGCGCGCTTCCGCGGAGAGTGCTGCGGCACCTCTCCGGCCCCCGCGACGGAGAATAG
- a CDS encoding glycosyltransferase family 9 protein, whose protein sequence is MNLRPRRILIVLHGSIGDVARALPLANTLRRAYPEATLAWSVEPPSAPLVARHPAVDEVIVFDRPRWWRALPAFARRIRNGRFDLVLDLQRHFKSGLVSLLSGAPVRLGFHRLDAKEGNWIFNNHFIPAFGDGLPKLEHYMKFADYLGLERGPLEWRLEIDAAEAAAVRRLLEGVSARFAVLFAGARWESKRWFADQIAECARMLQQRYDLDVVLLGGKDEAAIAAEAVRRHGERIADLVGRTSLREALGVIARAQVAVGPDTGLAHLAAAVGTPVISLWGATSPLRTGPHGFGHLALQGRAPCAPCYRRRCPIGRICMRSIAVEEIADKVQLALAEGPDAKRGTSGFGA, encoded by the coding sequence ATGAACCTCCGGCCGCGGCGGATCCTCATCGTTTTGCACGGCTCGATCGGCGACGTCGCGCGCGCGCTGCCGCTCGCCAATACGCTGCGGCGGGCCTATCCCGAAGCCACGCTCGCCTGGTCGGTGGAGCCGCCGTCCGCGCCGCTCGTCGCGCGCCACCCGGCGGTGGACGAGGTGATCGTTTTCGACCGCCCGCGCTGGTGGCGGGCGCTTCCGGCCTTCGCGCGGCGGATCCGCAACGGACGCTTCGACCTCGTGCTCGACCTGCAGCGCCATTTCAAGAGCGGCCTGGTGAGCTTGCTGTCCGGGGCGCCCGTGCGGCTGGGCTTTCACCGCCTGGACGCGAAGGAGGGCAACTGGATCTTCAACAATCATTTCATCCCCGCTTTCGGCGACGGCCTGCCGAAGCTCGAGCATTACATGAAATTTGCCGACTACCTCGGGCTGGAGCGGGGACCGCTCGAATGGCGCCTGGAGATCGACGCGGCCGAGGCGGCGGCGGTACGCCGGCTGCTCGAGGGCGTGAGCGCGCGATTCGCGGTGCTGTTCGCGGGCGCTCGCTGGGAAAGCAAGCGGTGGTTCGCCGACCAGATCGCGGAGTGCGCGCGCATGCTCCAGCAGCGCTACGATCTGGACGTCGTTCTGCTGGGCGGCAAGGACGAGGCGGCGATCGCGGCCGAGGCGGTGCGGCGCCACGGGGAGCGTATCGCCGATCTGGTGGGCCGGACCTCGCTGCGGGAGGCGCTGGGAGTCATCGCGCGAGCGCAGGTCGCCGTGGGGCCGGATACCGGTCTGGCGCACCTCGCGGCCGCCGTGGGGACGCCGGTGATCTCTCTCTGGGGCGCAACGAGCCCGCTCAGGACCGGCCCGCATGGATTCGGCCACCTCGCCTTGCAGGGACGCGCGCCGTGCGCGCCGTGTTATCGGCGCCGCTGCCCGATCGGGCGCATCTGCATGCGGTCGATCGCCGTCGAGGAGATCGCCGACAAGGTGCAGCTCGCGTTGGCGGAGGGGCCGGACGCAAAGAGAGGAACAAGCGGCTTTGGAGCTTGA
- a CDS encoding glycosyltransferase family 4 protein: MKIALVHKRLDLSGGTERDLYRTAEGLRALGHEIHLFCSEFSVAPPPGVAVHRVPTLPAGRTARLWSFALLAPRSAARERCDLVVSFGRTLRQDVIRSGGGTHRAFLRSLGEEGGPARRCWQAVSVYHRSLLAVERRQFLSSRTGGIIAVSRRVARELTEIYGVASERITVLYNGVDQERFHPSLRARWRRAVRLEWGIPEEAPLALFVGSGFRRKGLDRLIDAWAAPELRRARLLVVGADAGWAAYHRRAERLAPGRIVFTGRQQAVERFYAAADVLAHPALQEAFGNVVLEALASGLPVVVSRAVGASEILAGALADGIVEEPADTTELASKLALMLERSADAALGGEARELAERYSWADHFAKLDACLREVRRRVGAR; the protein is encoded by the coding sequence ATGAAGATCGCTCTCGTGCACAAGCGGCTCGATCTGAGCGGAGGGACGGAGCGCGATCTCTACCGGACCGCCGAAGGTCTGCGCGCGCTCGGGCACGAGATTCATCTCTTCTGCTCCGAGTTTAGCGTCGCGCCGCCTCCCGGAGTCGCGGTGCACCGGGTGCCGACGCTGCCGGCGGGACGGACCGCCCGGCTGTGGAGCTTCGCGCTTCTGGCGCCACGCAGCGCCGCGCGCGAGCGCTGCGATCTCGTCGTGAGCTTCGGGCGGACGCTGCGGCAGGACGTCATCCGGAGCGGGGGCGGGACGCATCGCGCGTTTCTCCGGAGCCTCGGAGAGGAAGGCGGTCCGGCGCGGCGCTGCTGGCAGGCGGTGAGCGTCTATCACCGCTCGCTGCTGGCCGTGGAGCGGCGGCAGTTCCTCTCGAGCCGCACCGGAGGGATCATTGCGGTTTCGAGGCGCGTCGCGCGCGAGCTCACGGAAATCTACGGCGTGGCGTCGGAGAGGATCACGGTTCTGTACAACGGGGTGGATCAGGAGCGTTTTCATCCTTCTTTGCGCGCGCGGTGGCGGCGCGCCGTCCGTCTCGAATGGGGGATACCGGAGGAAGCTCCGCTGGCGCTCTTCGTCGGCAGCGGATTTCGCCGCAAGGGATTGGACCGGCTGATCGACGCGTGGGCGGCGCCCGAGCTGCGCCGCGCGCGCCTGCTGGTCGTCGGCGCCGACGCCGGGTGGGCCGCCTACCACAGGCGTGCGGAGCGGCTGGCGCCGGGAAGGATCGTCTTCACCGGCCGGCAACAGGCCGTGGAGCGCTTCTACGCAGCCGCCGACGTGCTGGCGCACCCGGCGCTGCAGGAAGCGTTCGGGAACGTCGTGCTGGAGGCGCTGGCGAGCGGTCTTCCCGTCGTCGTCAGCCGCGCGGTCGGCGCCTCCGAGATCCTCGCAGGGGCTCTGGCCGACGGCATCGTCGAGGAGCCGGCGGACACGACGGAGCTGGCCTCGAAGCTCGCGCTGATGCTGGAACGCAGCGCCGATGCGGCGCTCGGAGGGGAGGCGAGGGAACTCGCCGAGCGCTATTCATGGGCGGATCACTTTGCAAAGCTGGACGCCTGTTTGAGGGAGGTCCGAAGGCGTGTCGGCGCGCGATAG
- a CDS encoding glycosyltransferase: protein MESAVQTVGESPRVSVVIATYNRAPFLPETLEGVLRQTFKDYEVIVVDDGSTDDTRRIVESCGAKVRYVYQDNRGASAARNLGVRLARAPWIAIQDSDDVPLPDHLQTLYRYAESRPDCGLVFANGGYLGGPQHRRETIIPPRKSRRLARRGVAVDDLFEKSIIRLQASLIRKDCYEAVGGHDETLRICGDLDLFFRLLARFPAGYVDRVVFLYRRHPGNMTRNEELRLVENIRVLERLVSDFPETAAALGRRRIARRLAYRHYRLAKGRWRRHERAAASEALRRAISLRPYAMKYWLYLLLWAAAGR, encoded by the coding sequence ATGGAGTCGGCGGTGCAGACGGTGGGGGAATCGCCGCGGGTTTCGGTGGTGATCGCCACCTACAATCGCGCGCCTTTCTTGCCGGAAACGCTGGAGGGCGTGCTCCGGCAGACGTTTAAGGATTACGAGGTGATCGTGGTCGACGACGGCTCGACGGACGATACGCGCCGGATCGTGGAGTCCTGCGGCGCGAAGGTCCGTTACGTCTATCAGGACAATCGCGGGGCGTCGGCGGCTCGCAATCTCGGGGTGCGGCTTGCGCGAGCGCCGTGGATCGCCATCCAGGACTCGGACGACGTGCCCCTGCCGGACCATCTGCAGACCCTCTACCGCTACGCCGAGAGCCGTCCCGACTGCGGCCTGGTTTTCGCGAACGGCGGCTACCTGGGCGGGCCGCAGCACCGGCGGGAGACGATCATCCCGCCGCGCAAGTCGCGGCGGTTGGCGCGGCGCGGAGTGGCGGTGGACGACCTTTTCGAGAAGAGCATTATCCGGCTCCAGGCGTCGCTGATTCGCAAGGATTGCTACGAGGCGGTGGGGGGACACGACGAGACGCTGCGCATCTGCGGCGATCTCGACCTGTTTTTCCGGCTGCTGGCGCGTTTCCCGGCGGGTTACGTGGATCGCGTCGTCTTTCTGTACCGCCGCCACCCGGGCAACATGACGCGCAACGAAGAGCTGAGGCTGGTGGAAAACATCCGAGTGCTGGAGCGGCTGGTGTCCGATTTTCCCGAAACCGCGGCGGCCCTCGGCCGCCGACGCATCGCGCGCCGGCTCGCCTACCGTCATTACCGCCTGGCCAAGGGGCGCTGGCGGCGGCACGAGCGGGCGGCGGCGAGCGAGGCGTTGCGACGGGCGATCAGCCTTCGCCCGTACGCGATGAAGTACTGGCTCTATCTGTTGCTCTGGGCGGCGGCCGGCCGGTGA
- a CDS encoding lipopolysaccharide kinase InaA family protein — MSARDSASVFVRKRVGSAAVWADPWFARVAPEVLADPDRLFDRTACRIVKDEKKVTIGRAVLAVDGTSTVVYVKRYNAHSAFYRLVSLFRVSAARRALRGAVVLARCGVATARPLAAVEIRRWGMLDKSFFLSQEIPQALTADAYWRESLAALAGADGMRRRRAFLRGVARLFRRLHDARLYHNDLKDANILVSAAGEGERLFLLDFEGVRQCRYLSERRRVKNLVQLLRTLGGYLSATQSLFFLGEYLRGGGSGAGGGTRRRWVHKIARARRWADARSRAKAAGTAGRLFRRSER, encoded by the coding sequence GTGTCGGCGCGCGATAGCGCTTCGGTCTTCGTCCGCAAGCGCGTGGGCTCGGCCGCGGTTTGGGCCGATCCATGGTTTGCCCGGGTGGCGCCGGAGGTCCTGGCGGACCCCGACCGGCTGTTTGACCGGACCGCGTGCCGGATCGTAAAAGACGAGAAAAAAGTCACGATCGGCCGCGCGGTCCTCGCCGTCGACGGCACCTCGACCGTGGTGTACGTCAAGCGCTACAACGCGCATTCGGCCTTTTACCGGCTCGTCTCGCTGTTCCGCGTTTCGGCGGCGCGCCGCGCGCTGCGGGGAGCGGTCGTGCTGGCGCGGTGCGGGGTGGCGACGGCGCGGCCGCTCGCGGCGGTCGAGATCCGGCGCTGGGGGATGCTCGACAAGAGTTTTTTTCTGTCGCAGGAGATCCCGCAGGCGCTCACCGCGGACGCCTACTGGCGGGAGAGCCTGGCGGCGCTCGCGGGAGCGGACGGCATGCGCCGCCGGCGCGCTTTCCTGCGCGGCGTGGCGCGGCTGTTCCGGCGGCTCCACGACGCCCGGCTGTATCACAACGACCTGAAGGACGCGAACATCCTCGTCAGCGCGGCCGGCGAGGGCGAGCGGCTGTTTTTGCTCGACTTCGAAGGCGTGCGGCAATGCCGTTACCTGAGCGAGCGCAGAAGGGTCAAGAACCTCGTTCAGTTGCTCCGCACGCTGGGCGGCTACCTGAGCGCGACGCAAAGCCTGTTTTTCCTGGGGGAGTATCTCCGGGGAGGCGGGTCGGGGGCCGGCGGCGGGACGCGACGGCGCTGGGTACACAAGATCGCCCGAGCCCGTCGCTGGGCCGACGCGAGGTCGAGGGCCAAGGCGGCGGGGACCGCCGGCCGCCTCTTCCGGCGATCGGAAAGGTAG
- a CDS encoding glycosyltransferase family 39 protein, translated as MERKGRGRELKVLQALSRNEPARLAVLAAVCGLLFWVFLGAAPFHDKGEPREALVVRDIVVNGNWLFPLRLGEVIPSKPPLFHWVAAAGSLARGEMTEASVRFPSAFFGTLAVLLIYFLGSRIYDPQTGLLGAVALATTAVFQGAAVEARVDMALAFFVTCSLVLFFSIYRGVLRHGAWTYLFFLVSGAGVLAKGPVSLILCGIVVVAFLAARRRWDFMLALLRHPGVPLGAALFLLWYGSALWHGGSEFFGLQFVKENLARFFIHGEGGTGHQKPVYYFIPYLFTLGMPWTLFLPAVAWVVFASRLHRDERGLFLLIWAFTVLVFFSLSAGKRPPYILPLYPAWCLLMAAAAREQERVHTGAAGVYLKGVGCLLGAVGVLVLAAGFARGLGWSAAELLGLAGIRLEGEAGHAAAAVEAALKSAAWTAAILVYGSGLLWLGASRPLLLGSWRRAMTGIALVSIVNGCLVQALVSPALARSRSYKDFVSAALARSAGRPVLLYAEGVDGSSVFFYGGAGVEAVAGNYQTLLGRLRTEPRCVVMGESVWRSLDDGAARWSVVLRSHGTGPDGNQPLVLVRGAAGGCSD; from the coding sequence GTGGAGCGGAAGGGTCGCGGGCGGGAGCTGAAGGTGCTGCAGGCATTGTCGCGAAATGAACCGGCCCGGCTCGCCGTGCTGGCCGCCGTCTGCGGGCTTCTTTTCTGGGTGTTTCTCGGCGCGGCCCCGTTCCACGACAAGGGCGAGCCGCGCGAAGCGCTGGTGGTGCGCGACATCGTGGTCAACGGCAACTGGCTGTTTCCGCTGCGGCTCGGCGAGGTGATTCCCTCGAAACCGCCGCTCTTTCACTGGGTGGCTGCGGCGGGGTCGCTCGCGCGGGGCGAGATGACCGAGGCTTCCGTTCGTTTCCCGTCGGCGTTTTTCGGGACGCTCGCCGTCTTGCTGATCTATTTCCTCGGCAGCCGCATCTACGACCCGCAAACCGGGCTTCTCGGAGCCGTGGCGCTGGCCACCACCGCGGTCTTCCAGGGCGCCGCGGTCGAGGCGCGCGTCGACATGGCGCTCGCGTTCTTCGTGACCTGCTCGCTGGTGCTGTTTTTCTCCATCTACCGGGGCGTCCTGCGCCACGGCGCGTGGACCTATCTTTTTTTTCTGGTCTCGGGAGCGGGCGTGCTGGCCAAGGGGCCGGTCAGCTTGATTCTGTGCGGGATCGTCGTGGTCGCGTTCCTGGCGGCCCGCAGGAGGTGGGATTTCATGCTCGCGCTGCTCCGCCATCCCGGCGTGCCGCTCGGCGCGGCGCTCTTCCTGCTCTGGTACGGGAGCGCGCTGTGGCACGGCGGGAGCGAGTTCTTCGGGCTGCAGTTCGTCAAGGAAAATCTGGCCCGCTTTTTTATCCATGGGGAAGGCGGCACAGGCCATCAGAAGCCCGTCTACTATTTCATTCCTTATCTCTTCACGCTGGGGATGCCGTGGACCCTGTTTCTTCCGGCCGTCGCCTGGGTCGTCTTTGCTTCCCGGCTCCATCGCGACGAGCGCGGGCTCTTTCTGCTGATCTGGGCCTTCACGGTGCTGGTCTTCTTCTCGCTGTCGGCGGGGAAGCGGCCGCCGTATATCCTGCCGCTTTACCCGGCGTGGTGCCTGTTGATGGCCGCGGCCGCGCGCGAGCAGGAGCGGGTTCATACGGGGGCCGCCGGCGTCTACTTGAAGGGAGTGGGATGCCTGCTGGGCGCGGTGGGCGTGCTCGTCCTCGCGGCCGGGTTCGCGCGCGGGCTGGGCTGGAGCGCGGCGGAGCTTCTGGGTCTTGCGGGCATCCGGCTCGAAGGGGAAGCCGGGCACGCGGCCGCGGCCGTCGAGGCGGCGCTCAAGTCGGCGGCCTGGACCGCCGCGATCCTTGTCTACGGTTCCGGGCTTCTCTGGCTCGGGGCTTCGCGCCCGCTCCTGCTCGGGAGCTGGCGCCGGGCCATGACCGGAATCGCGCTGGTTTCGATCGTGAACGGCTGCCTGGTCCAGGCGCTCGTCAGCCCGGCTCTCGCGCGCTCGCGGAGCTACAAGGATTTCGTCTCGGCCGCTCTGGCGCGGAGCGCGGGGCGGCCGGTGCTGCTCTACGCGGAGGGCGTCGACGGCTCCTCCGTGTTCTTCTACGGCGGCGCAGGCGTGGAGGCGGTGGCCGGAAATTACCAGACACTGCTGGGCCGGCTGCGGACCGAGCCGCGATGCGTGGTCATGGGCGAGAGCGTCTGGCGCTCCCTGGACGACGGCGCAGCGCGCTGGTCCGTGGTGCTCCGCAGCCATGGAACCGGGCCCGACGGGAACCAGCCGCTGGTGCTTGTTCGCGGCGCGGCGGGCGGATGCTCCGATTGA
- a CDS encoding glycosyltransferase family 2 protein yields the protein MTARPDVSVIIPTRNRARSLERLLASIGALREADPPRAEFLFVDNGSTDGTGALLQREARREARFRMKVIEEPRPGKSNALNRGLAEAEGGIVILIDDDVVVDPAWLVSHWQFHLASGFAVAQGRVLAGTDPQGRPADPARLREYNIPIVDYGPEAREIRGFTGTNVSLDRRVVEVVGKFNPWLGPGASGYSEDTEYSRRIRAAGFRIGYAPGAVVFHELDPERYGRAYHRLTEYRKGLSRSLYRRESLWLRILPDLAVNCMRYGVYRALGRVQKAYRTEGRIMKRLGELHGRWRGAGSRGPSGEGEAKR from the coding sequence GTGACCGCTCGGCCGGACGTCAGCGTCATCATCCCGACGCGCAATCGCGCCCGCAGCCTGGAGCGGCTGCTCGCCAGCATCGGGGCCTTGCGAGAGGCGGATCCACCGCGGGCGGAGTTTCTTTTCGTCGACAACGGCTCGACGGACGGGACCGGCGCTTTGCTGCAGCGGGAGGCGCGCAGGGAGGCGCGCTTCAGGATGAAGGTGATCGAGGAGCCGCGCCCGGGCAAGTCCAACGCGCTCAACCGCGGCCTGGCGGAGGCCGAGGGCGGGATCGTGATCCTGATCGACGACGACGTCGTGGTCGACCCGGCGTGGCTGGTGAGCCATTGGCAGTTCCACCTCGCTTCGGGTTTCGCCGTGGCCCAGGGGCGCGTGCTTGCCGGAACCGATCCGCAAGGCCGGCCCGCGGACCCGGCCCGCCTGCGCGAGTACAACATCCCGATCGTGGACTACGGTCCGGAGGCGCGCGAGATTCGCGGCTTTACCGGAACCAACGTCTCGCTGGACCGCAGGGTCGTCGAGGTCGTGGGAAAATTCAACCCGTGGCTCGGACCCGGGGCATCGGGGTACAGCGAGGATACTGAATATTCACGCCGCATCCGCGCGGCGGGGTTCAGGATCGGCTACGCGCCCGGCGCCGTGGTCTTCCACGAGCTGGACCCGGAGCGCTACGGCCGCGCTTATCACCGCCTCACGGAGTACCGCAAGGGCCTGAGCAGGAGCCTGTATCGCCGGGAATCCCTGTGGCTGCGGATCCTTCCGGACCTCGCCGTGAACTGCATGCGCTACGGCGTTTACAGGGCGCTCGGCCGCGTTCAGAAGGCGTACAGGACGGAAGGCCGGATCATGAAGCGATTGGGGGAGCTTCACGGCCGGTGGCGCGGCGCAGGGAGCCGCGGCCCTTCGGGCGAAGGAGAGGCGAAGAGGTAA